In a single window of the Candidatus Limnocylindrales bacterium genome:
- a CDS encoding META domain-containing protein — translation MRFRAFSLAIACAGCCIAVSTLTSGCYINPGAQTPYPQVATPPGSLDPASPLDIDWMIVWVDGFAGDPTRVIPLPGLIMTSQGTRLVGNTSCNQFTGGHVIDVPARRIRFTSLHNERNFCQPVNSEADDAILRALVATDGFERHGDKLTFTSDGRDVIRLVAK, via the coding sequence ATGAGATTCCGGGCTTTCTCGCTGGCGATCGCCTGTGCCGGCTGCTGCATCGCGGTGAGCACGCTCACCAGCGGTTGCTACATCAACCCGGGGGCGCAGACCCCCTATCCTCAGGTCGCGACTCCGCCGGGCAGCCTGGACCCCGCCTCTCCACTCGACATCGACTGGATGATCGTCTGGGTCGACGGCTTCGCGGGAGACCCGACGCGAGTCATTCCATTGCCGGGGTTGATCATGACGTCGCAAGGCACTCGGCTGGTCGGCAACACCTCGTGCAACCAGTTCACGGGCGGCCACGTCATCGATGTGCCGGCCCGGCGCATTCGCTTCACGAGCCTGCACAATGAGCGAAACTTCTGCCAGCCGGTCAATTCCGAAGCCGACGATGCCATCCTGCGGGCACTCGTCGCCACGGATGGCTTCGAACGACACGGCGACAAGCTCACGTTCACGTCCGATGGTCGCGACGTCATTCGACTGGTAGCGAAGTAG
- a CDS encoding DUF3999 family protein, with product MSRRVLVAAVIATGLFQVATARTTNADMNDARPRRERSVMPGAAGPNRLPVDVPLLAGARPLRLDARPAAAGGLDDLRLYDGAGREVPWLMIPPAVPDDRWEPGRVLPVVATKETSGFELDLGQPLRVDRVRLAGMPAPFLKRLRVEASGDRSRWTLVVEDGTVFDLPDEGLRHTELAFPAGEFQYFRVTWDDRSSAVVPLPQSVSARIARTGSAPATPAEVPIEFERRASEPRKSRFRLHLPGAHLPVTALVFHCGGSHLLRDVRVSEGRLSGSEVVPVTLGEGTLRRAVRGDLVAADLRIAVAAPEEPDLDVVVDDGDNPALDLTGVSVELAPLPWIYFESAAGEPLTARYGDPKLSAPRYDLEAMRAAVGSAAPVEARWGAPHDVATTGDETAPIESSLPAVGATIDTSGFRYSRPIPDGPPGLTALALDAAVLAHSRNLADVRIVDGESRQVPYLVEKLDEPLSLTLAPFAPAIAAAGKPRAGQSRYELTLPYENMPPVRLVITTGERVFERRVSVEIERPPRDPRAKLQKTVVASSPWQHADPDSPAPALVLGLPPVEVTSAQIVVDEGDNSPLALAPPRLLLPLYRLRFFRSGDDALRLVYGERQLGAPRYDLALLAPRLVGARAAETMLGAETGSAKQPQNAGATQPMLFWGALLAAIVVLLGLVARLVRKAE from the coding sequence ATGTCGCGGCGAGTGCTGGTCGCGGCCGTAATTGCGACTGGGTTGTTCCAGGTGGCGACGGCGAGGACGACAAACGCCGACATGAACGACGCGAGGCCTCGTCGCGAGCGGTCGGTCATGCCGGGCGCCGCCGGCCCGAATCGCCTCCCTGTCGATGTCCCGCTGCTCGCCGGAGCGCGACCACTTCGGCTCGACGCGCGACCGGCAGCGGCCGGTGGACTCGATGATCTTCGACTCTACGATGGCGCCGGTCGCGAGGTGCCGTGGCTGATGATTCCGCCGGCCGTGCCGGACGATCGCTGGGAGCCGGGACGCGTACTCCCGGTCGTCGCAACCAAAGAGACGAGCGGATTCGAGCTGGATCTCGGCCAGCCGCTGCGCGTGGATCGCGTGCGGCTGGCCGGCATGCCCGCGCCGTTTCTCAAACGGCTGCGCGTCGAAGCGAGCGGCGACCGCAGCCGCTGGACACTCGTCGTCGAGGACGGCACCGTCTTCGACCTTCCCGACGAAGGTCTGCGGCACACCGAGCTCGCGTTTCCCGCCGGTGAGTTCCAGTACTTTCGCGTCACGTGGGACGACCGCAGCAGCGCCGTCGTGCCGCTGCCGCAAAGTGTATCCGCCCGCATTGCACGGACCGGATCTGCGCCGGCGACGCCTGCGGAAGTTCCGATCGAGTTCGAGCGCCGCGCGAGCGAGCCGCGAAAGAGCCGCTTCCGCCTGCATCTTCCCGGCGCGCATCTGCCGGTCACGGCACTCGTCTTCCACTGCGGCGGCAGTCATCTGCTGCGAGACGTGCGCGTGAGCGAAGGGCGACTGTCCGGCAGCGAAGTCGTGCCGGTGACGTTGGGCGAGGGTACGCTGCGGCGCGCGGTTCGCGGCGATCTCGTCGCAGCAGATCTTCGCATCGCCGTCGCGGCGCCCGAAGAGCCGGATCTCGACGTGGTCGTCGACGACGGCGACAATCCTGCGCTCGACCTTACCGGCGTCTCCGTCGAGCTCGCGCCGCTGCCGTGGATCTACTTCGAGAGCGCCGCCGGCGAACCGCTTACAGCCCGCTACGGCGATCCGAAGCTGTCCGCACCTCGATACGATCTGGAGGCGATGCGCGCGGCCGTGGGCAGCGCCGCGCCTGTCGAGGCGCGATGGGGCGCGCCGCACGATGTCGCGACGACAGGCGACGAAACAGCACCGATCGAGAGCTCACTGCCGGCCGTGGGAGCAACGATCGACACCAGCGGCTTCCGCTATTCGCGGCCGATTCCCGACGGTCCGCCGGGTCTGACCGCGCTCGCGCTGGATGCTGCGGTGCTGGCCCACAGCCGCAACCTTGCCGACGTTCGCATCGTCGATGGCGAAAGCCGGCAAGTGCCCTATCTGGTCGAGAAGCTCGACGAACCGCTTTCGCTGACGCTTGCGCCGTTCGCTCCGGCGATTGCGGCTGCCGGCAAGCCTCGCGCCGGCCAGTCGCGATATGAGCTGACGCTGCCTTACGAAAACATGCCGCCGGTGCGGCTGGTGATCACGACCGGCGAGAGAGTCTTCGAGCGACGCGTCTCGGTCGAGATCGAGCGTCCGCCCAGGGATCCGCGCGCGAAGCTGCAGAAGACCGTCGTGGCTTCTTCGCCGTGGCAGCATGCCGACCCCGATTCACCGGCGCCTGCGCTGGTGCTCGGGCTGCCGCCCGTCGAAGTGACCAGCGCGCAGATCGTGGTCGACGAGGGCGACAACAGTCCGCTTGCGCTGGCGCCGCCAAGGCTGCTGCTGCCGTTGTATCGGCTGCGTTTCTTCCGCAGCGGCGACGACGCGTTGCGACTCGTCTACGGAGAGCGCCAATTGGGCGCACCCCGCTACGACCTCGCGCTGCTCGCGCCGCGACTCGTCGGTGCGCGGGCGGCCGAAACGATGCTCGGAGCCGAGACAGGCAGTGCGAAGCAGCCGCAGAATGCCGGCGCGACCCAGCCGATGCTGTTCTGGGGAGCGCTGCTTGCAGCCATCGTCGTGCTGCTCGGGCTCGTCGCGCGGCTGGTGCGGAAGGCGGAATGA
- a CDS encoding glutathione S-transferase family protein — MTIIITAFERSPDGGKGLARDTRVRWALEEAGQPYEVRLVSFRAMKEPAHLALHPFGQIPTYEEGNLALFETGSIVLHIATRHRGLLPDDANARARAITWMFAALSTVEPPILELTTARLFEADKPWRDERVPLVEDRVRVRLDQLSVRLGDADWLDGAFSAGDLLMVSVLLRLKASGMLGEFPNLAAYLARGEARPAYQRAFAAQLAVNSGPPKS, encoded by the coding sequence ATGACGATCATCATTACCGCCTTCGAACGCTCGCCCGACGGCGGCAAAGGACTGGCGCGGGACACGCGCGTTCGCTGGGCGCTCGAGGAAGCTGGCCAGCCTTATGAGGTTCGACTCGTCTCGTTCCGTGCGATGAAGGAGCCGGCGCATCTGGCGCTGCATCCTTTCGGCCAGATTCCGACTTACGAAGAAGGCAACCTCGCGCTGTTCGAGACGGGGTCGATCGTGCTTCATATCGCGACGCGCCATCGGGGCTTGCTGCCGGACGATGCCAATGCCCGCGCGCGGGCGATCACATGGATGTTTGCCGCGCTCAGCACGGTCGAGCCGCCGATCCTCGAGCTCACGACCGCCAGGCTCTTCGAGGCAGACAAGCCGTGGCGCGACGAGCGCGTTCCTCTTGTGGAAGATCGCGTCCGCGTCCGGCTCGACCAGCTTTCCGTTCGCCTCGGTGATGCCGACTGGCTCGATGGTGCGTTCAGCGCCGGCGATCTTCTGATGGTGTCGGTGCTGCTCCGGCTGAAGGCGTCGGGCATGCTCGGCGAGTTCCCGAACCTGGCCGCGTATCTGGCCCGCGGTGAAGCACGGCCTGCGTACCAGCGGGCGTTCGCCGCACAATTGGCTGTCAACAGCGGTCCGCCAAAGAGTTGA